The following proteins are co-located in the Pseudarthrobacter siccitolerans genome:
- a CDS encoding beta-xylosidase/alpha-l-arabinosidase: MTETTTHSAPWRSTASTPQERADSLIAAMTLREKTAQLYGVWVGASSEGGEVAPHQNEMNPDVDLDQILPDGLGQLTRPFGTAPVDPALGALSLQRTQQRIAAANRFGIPALVHEECLAGFATWQATAYPVPLAWGATFNADLIRTMGAAIGADMRSLGVHQGLAPVLDVVRDARWGRVEETIGEDPYLIGTLATAYIQGLESSGIVATLKHFVGYSASKAGRNLAPVSVGARELADVLLPPFEMAVRESGVRSVMHAYTDLDGVPTAADASLLTDLLRNTWGFSGTVVADYFGVAFLKNLHGIAGSLGQAAAAALAAGVDVELPTVHAFGEHLITEVEAGRVPVDLIDRALRRVLVQKIELGLLDEDWSAVPPALQNVDPRSTAGLEGSINLDSEANRKLAARIAEQSIILASNNGILPLLNPGRIAVVGPNADNTQAFLGCYSFPAHVGGQHPDVPVGIELPTVAQALRAEFPESAITVTAGCTIDGASTEGFDDAVAAATAADVVIAVLGDRAGLFGRGTSGEGCDVESLVLPGAQQQLLDRLIETGVPVVLVLLTGRPYAVGSAVENAAAIVQAFFPGEEGGQAVAKILSGSVNPSGRLPVSIPARPGAQPSTYLAPPLAQASSVSNIDPAAAFPFGHGLSYTTFQWGGLALEGASTVAVDGAAKASITVTNTGDRAGVELVQLYLHDPVASVVRPVQKLVGYARVPLEPKASARVSFTVPADVTSFTGRDGKRIVEAGDLELRFGASSGDIRLTASITLTGETRIVDHTRSLHCRVMVAAGN, from the coding sequence ATGACAGAAACAACAACCCACAGCGCTCCCTGGCGCAGCACCGCCTCCACCCCGCAAGAGCGCGCCGACAGCCTCATTGCAGCCATGACACTGCGGGAGAAGACCGCGCAGCTCTATGGAGTGTGGGTGGGGGCTTCCAGTGAGGGCGGCGAAGTAGCGCCGCACCAGAATGAGATGAACCCGGACGTGGACCTCGACCAGATCCTGCCCGACGGCCTGGGACAGCTCACCAGGCCGTTCGGAACCGCGCCGGTGGACCCGGCACTGGGCGCCCTGTCCCTGCAGCGGACCCAGCAGCGCATTGCCGCGGCCAACCGCTTCGGCATCCCGGCCCTGGTCCACGAGGAATGCCTCGCAGGCTTCGCTACGTGGCAGGCCACCGCCTACCCCGTACCCCTGGCATGGGGTGCCACCTTCAACGCTGACCTCATCCGGACGATGGGGGCTGCGATAGGGGCCGACATGCGTTCACTTGGCGTGCATCAGGGCCTCGCCCCTGTCCTGGACGTGGTCCGCGACGCGCGCTGGGGCCGGGTGGAGGAAACCATCGGCGAGGATCCCTACCTGATCGGAACACTGGCAACCGCCTACATCCAGGGCCTGGAAAGCAGCGGTATCGTGGCCACGCTGAAGCACTTTGTGGGCTATTCGGCCTCCAAGGCAGGCCGGAACCTTGCCCCGGTTTCCGTTGGCGCCCGGGAACTGGCAGACGTCCTGCTTCCGCCCTTCGAGATGGCTGTCCGCGAGTCCGGCGTCCGCTCCGTGATGCACGCCTACACGGACCTGGACGGCGTCCCCACCGCTGCAGACGCATCGCTGCTGACCGATCTCCTGCGCAACACCTGGGGATTCAGCGGAACGGTGGTGGCCGACTACTTCGGCGTCGCCTTCCTCAAGAACCTTCACGGGATCGCCGGTTCCCTGGGTCAGGCCGCAGCAGCCGCCTTGGCCGCGGGCGTCGACGTCGAACTTCCCACAGTGCACGCGTTCGGCGAGCACCTCATCACCGAAGTCGAGGCCGGCCGCGTCCCTGTCGACCTCATTGACCGCGCCCTGCGCCGGGTGCTTGTGCAGAAAATCGAACTGGGCCTGCTGGACGAGGACTGGTCTGCTGTTCCGCCTGCCCTGCAGAACGTAGATCCGCGCAGCACTGCGGGCTTGGAAGGCAGCATCAACCTGGACTCCGAGGCCAACCGGAAGCTTGCCGCCCGGATTGCCGAACAATCCATCATCCTGGCCAGCAACAACGGGATCCTGCCGCTGCTCAATCCCGGCCGGATCGCCGTCGTCGGACCCAACGCGGACAACACGCAGGCATTCCTCGGCTGCTACTCCTTCCCGGCACACGTCGGCGGGCAGCACCCCGACGTCCCGGTTGGCATTGAGCTGCCCACCGTGGCCCAGGCCCTGCGGGCCGAATTCCCCGAAAGCGCCATCACGGTGACCGCCGGCTGCACCATTGACGGCGCTTCCACCGAAGGATTCGACGACGCCGTTGCTGCCGCCACCGCCGCCGACGTCGTCATCGCCGTTCTGGGCGACCGCGCCGGCCTGTTTGGCAGGGGAACCAGCGGTGAAGGCTGCGACGTGGAATCCCTGGTGCTTCCGGGCGCCCAGCAGCAACTGCTGGACCGGCTGATCGAAACCGGCGTGCCAGTGGTGCTGGTACTCCTGACTGGCCGTCCCTATGCGGTGGGATCTGCCGTCGAAAATGCCGCCGCCATAGTGCAGGCATTCTTCCCGGGCGAGGAAGGCGGCCAGGCGGTGGCGAAGATCCTCAGCGGCAGCGTCAACCCCAGCGGACGGCTGCCGGTGAGCATTCCGGCCAGGCCGGGCGCGCAGCCGTCAACCTACCTGGCTCCCCCGCTGGCCCAGGCCAGCAGCGTCTCCAACATCGATCCTGCCGCCGCTTTCCCCTTCGGCCATGGCCTCAGCTACACCACCTTCCAATGGGGCGGCCTGGCACTGGAGGGGGCGTCGACAGTTGCAGTGGACGGCGCCGCAAAGGCAAGCATCACCGTGACAAACACCGGTGACCGGGCCGGCGTCGAACTTGTCCAGCTGTACCTGCACGATCCGGTGGCCTCAGTGGTCCGCCCCGTGCAGAAACTGGTGGGCTATGCCCGTGTGCCGCTCGAGCCTAAAGCTTCGGCGCGGGTTTCCTTCACGGTGCCCGCCGACGTCACATCATTCACCGGCCGGGATGGCAAGCGGATCGTTGAGGCCGGTGACCTGGAACTGCGCTTCGGAGCTTCCAGCGGGGACATCCGCCTTACCGCCAGCATCACCCTTACCGGTGAAACGCGGATCGTCGACCACACCC
- a CDS encoding carbohydrate ABC transporter permease — MKTRPNYLAGIGAFIWLAIVAVPLYVMLSATFQTRAEFGDNGPLSFPTSFTLQNYVDAITSGFGRYFVNTIIVTAGVVGLVLLLVPPLSYAIVRSESRAATAIFRLFLLGLAIPAQAVIVPVFYLINTVGLYDNLLGVILPTAAFALPICTIILSGTMRDITPELYEAMAMDGASPARSFLRLVLPLSKGGLSTIAVFSALQAWNGFLFPLILTQSESTRVVTLGLFNFQTQFGINIPGLLAAVTLSMVPVLLAYLFARRALVQGLMGAGGK; from the coding sequence ATGAAAACGCGTCCGAATTACCTTGCCGGCATCGGCGCCTTCATCTGGCTGGCCATCGTCGCTGTTCCGCTGTACGTCATGCTGTCCGCGACCTTCCAGACCCGCGCCGAGTTCGGCGACAACGGGCCGCTGTCGTTCCCCACCAGCTTCACGCTGCAGAACTACGTGGATGCCATCACCAGCGGCTTTGGCCGGTACTTCGTGAACACCATCATCGTTACCGCCGGGGTTGTCGGCCTGGTGCTGCTCCTGGTTCCCCCGTTGAGCTACGCCATTGTCCGGAGCGAGAGCCGCGCCGCCACGGCCATCTTCCGCCTGTTCCTGCTTGGCCTGGCGATTCCCGCCCAGGCAGTCATCGTTCCGGTGTTCTACCTGATCAATACCGTGGGCCTCTATGACAACCTGCTCGGCGTCATCCTCCCGACGGCTGCTTTCGCACTCCCCATCTGCACGATCATCCTCAGCGGCACCATGCGGGACATCACTCCTGAACTTTATGAGGCCATGGCCATGGACGGCGCCTCCCCCGCCCGTTCCTTCCTGCGCCTGGTACTGCCGCTGTCCAAGGGTGGCCTGTCCACCATCGCCGTGTTCTCCGCGCTCCAGGCGTGGAACGGCTTCCTCTTCCCACTGATCCTGACCCAGTCCGAATCCACGCGTGTGGTCACGCTGGGCCTGTTCAACTTCCAGACACAGTTCGGCATCAACATCCCCGGACTCCTGGCGGCCGTGACGCTTTCCATGGTGCCGGTACTGCTCGCCTACCTCTTCGCGCGCCGCGCGCTAGTCCAGGGCCTTATGGGCGCTGGCGGAAAGTAA
- a CDS encoding carbohydrate ABC transporter permease, protein MTTTLAKRRRPARAGGPQQGRPAGRSGSSASRPGFVWALPASIFFGLFALVPLIAVAVLSFTRWSGLGDPKFVGLKNWEALFADPVMLQSLWLSLLFIVLGIVTQTPLSILLGVWAAGNQKNRAILSAIYFVPLLLSSAAISVLWRALLDPNFGIPGQMSWLFGDGNVLGSQNGAIAVLIFVGMWQFTPFHTLIYQGAARQIPPVLYQAASIDGAGTVRQFVSITLPQLKNSIITSVILMVVGGLTTFETVLILTNGGPGTGTTITAFHMYQEAFRRFDFGTGSAIALVLVVISTAISFAVVRVSGYDKMRSSMEGL, encoded by the coding sequence ATGACGACGACGCTTGCAAAACGCAGGCGCCCGGCACGTGCGGGCGGCCCCCAACAGGGCCGCCCGGCAGGCCGGAGCGGCTCCTCCGCGAGCCGCCCCGGCTTTGTCTGGGCCCTTCCTGCCAGCATTTTCTTTGGACTCTTCGCGCTGGTCCCGCTGATCGCGGTGGCCGTGCTGTCCTTCACCCGGTGGAGCGGCCTCGGCGACCCTAAATTCGTGGGGCTGAAGAACTGGGAAGCCCTCTTCGCAGACCCGGTCATGCTTCAAAGCCTCTGGCTCAGCCTGCTCTTCATTGTGCTCGGCATCGTCACCCAGACTCCGCTGAGCATCCTGCTGGGCGTCTGGGCGGCCGGCAATCAAAAAAACCGCGCCATCCTGAGCGCCATCTACTTCGTTCCCCTGCTCCTGTCCTCGGCTGCGATTTCCGTCCTGTGGCGGGCCCTGCTCGACCCCAACTTCGGAATCCCCGGCCAGATGTCCTGGCTGTTTGGGGACGGGAACGTCCTGGGCAGCCAGAACGGTGCCATTGCGGTACTGATCTTCGTGGGCATGTGGCAGTTCACGCCGTTCCATACCCTGATTTACCAGGGAGCTGCTCGGCAGATCCCCCCGGTTCTGTACCAGGCCGCGTCCATCGACGGCGCCGGGACCGTCAGGCAGTTCGTCAGCATCACGCTGCCGCAGCTGAAGAACAGCATCATCACATCTGTGATCCTCATGGTGGTGGGCGGCCTGACCACCTTTGAAACAGTCCTCATCCTGACCAACGGCGGACCGGGAACCGGCACCACCATCACTGCTTTCCACATGTACCAGGAAGCGTTCCGCCGGTTCGATTTCGGCACCGGCAGCGCAATTGCGCTCGTACTCGTCGTCATCTCCACCGCAATCTCCTTCGCGGTGGTGCGCGTTTCCGGATACGACAAAATGCGCAGTTCCATGGAGGGGCTCTAA
- a CDS encoding extracellular solute-binding protein, protein MNKHGWVARGIAGGAALALGLTMAGCSGGSGASSRPENEIHVAMYGDAGNTVEQKMIDAFNATSQVKVVLDKIPGAEYQSKLQTIIDTPTAPDIFFNWGGGSIKSFVDADLVLPLDDFVKEDPQLKDAFLPSVFEKAVIDGKAYGVPMRGTQPVMLFNNSKVLADAGIAAPPATWEELLADVKILKDKGITPIALGAGDRWPTLMWFEYIYDRVAGEGLFQKALQGDTGVWASPESRKALGMLRELVDAGAFGTNFDSVKFTDGGAPALLASGKAGFELMGSWEYSTQQSNNAAFAADVLGYSEFPKIEGGIGDANNLVGNPNNFYSINKNTRYPEAARDFLKLMYSDQFVQEQVAIGNLPTTTNTEKFLDKAADPEYAKYQFNLVKEAPSFQLSWDQAYPPEATVTILTAVSQFFSGQIDEDGFIKAMQSL, encoded by the coding sequence ATGAACAAGCACGGATGGGTCGCCCGCGGCATTGCCGGCGGTGCGGCTCTTGCCCTTGGCCTGACGATGGCCGGTTGCTCTGGCGGGTCCGGCGCGTCGAGCCGGCCTGAGAACGAAATCCACGTTGCCATGTACGGCGATGCAGGCAACACAGTAGAACAGAAGATGATTGACGCCTTCAACGCCACCTCCCAGGTGAAGGTGGTCCTCGATAAGATCCCGGGCGCAGAGTACCAGTCGAAGCTGCAGACGATCATTGACACCCCCACCGCACCTGACATCTTCTTCAACTGGGGCGGCGGCAGCATTAAGAGTTTTGTCGATGCCGACCTGGTTCTTCCTTTGGACGACTTCGTTAAGGAAGATCCCCAACTGAAGGATGCCTTCCTGCCCTCGGTGTTCGAAAAAGCGGTTATCGACGGCAAAGCATATGGCGTTCCCATGCGCGGAACACAGCCCGTCATGCTCTTCAACAACTCAAAGGTCCTCGCCGACGCGGGAATCGCCGCGCCTCCGGCCACCTGGGAGGAACTGCTGGCGGACGTGAAGATCCTCAAGGACAAGGGCATCACGCCTATCGCCCTGGGTGCCGGCGACCGGTGGCCCACGCTGATGTGGTTTGAGTACATCTACGACCGCGTCGCAGGCGAAGGCCTGTTCCAGAAGGCGCTGCAGGGCGACACAGGCGTCTGGGCATCTCCGGAAAGCCGGAAAGCCCTCGGCATGCTTCGCGAACTGGTTGATGCAGGTGCCTTCGGCACCAACTTCGACTCCGTGAAGTTCACCGACGGCGGAGCGCCTGCCCTGCTGGCCAGCGGCAAGGCGGGCTTTGAACTCATGGGGTCCTGGGAGTACTCCACGCAGCAGAGCAACAATGCAGCGTTCGCGGCCGACGTCCTTGGCTACAGCGAGTTCCCAAAGATCGAGGGCGGGATTGGCGACGCGAACAACCTGGTAGGCAACCCGAACAACTTCTACTCGATCAACAAGAACACGCGCTACCCGGAAGCAGCCCGCGATTTCCTGAAGCTCATGTACTCGGACCAGTTTGTCCAGGAGCAGGTAGCCATTGGAAACCTGCCCACCACCACCAACACAGAGAAGTTCCTGGACAAGGCAGCAGATCCTGAATACGCCAAGTACCAGTTCAACCTGGTGAAAGAGGCTCCATCCTTCCAGCTTTCGTGGGACCAGGCGTACCCGCCGGAAGCAACCGTAACCATCCTTACCGCCGTCTCGCAGTTCTTCAGCGGACAGATCGATGAAGACGGCTTCATCAAGGCCATGCAGAGCCTCTAG
- a CDS encoding LacI family DNA-binding transcriptional regulator, which produces MSSPVSSDARVTLAQLAEEAGVSLSTISKVLNGRSDVSRKTRSKVEELLEEHGYKRRKTSASKSALLELVFHELESAWALEIIRGVENVAKANGLSVILTESGTRHAPGADWVEGVMARRPAGVVLVFSDLPQEYRQQLDARSIPFVIIDPAGDPAPDVPSVGSANWAGGMMATRHLIELGHTRIAAISGPEDMMCSLARIDGYSSALNTAGIPIDRTLIRYGDFRVDGGRSNALELLQMEHPPTAIFAGSDLQALGVLDAARQLGIPVPARLSIVGYDDLQVARWSSPALTTVHQPLIEMAEEAARMVLRLQDGERPNNLRLDLATSLVVRQSTAICPD; this is translated from the coding sequence ATGTCCAGCCCTGTATCGTCCGACGCGCGCGTTACCCTCGCCCAACTGGCGGAGGAGGCGGGCGTATCGCTGTCCACTATTTCGAAGGTTCTCAACGGACGCTCCGACGTTTCTCGTAAAACACGTTCGAAAGTTGAGGAGCTCCTTGAGGAGCACGGCTATAAGCGGCGAAAGACGTCGGCGTCTAAGTCAGCACTCCTGGAGCTTGTCTTTCATGAGCTCGAAAGTGCCTGGGCGCTGGAGATCATCCGCGGCGTCGAAAATGTCGCGAAGGCAAACGGCTTGAGCGTCATTCTCACTGAGAGCGGCACCAGGCACGCGCCCGGAGCGGATTGGGTGGAGGGCGTGATGGCGCGCCGGCCTGCGGGAGTGGTCCTGGTCTTTTCTGATCTGCCGCAGGAGTACCGGCAACAGCTGGACGCCCGCTCCATTCCCTTCGTTATCATCGATCCCGCAGGCGACCCCGCCCCCGATGTGCCTTCGGTTGGTTCGGCCAACTGGGCCGGCGGCATGATGGCAACGCGCCACCTGATTGAACTTGGCCATACCCGCATTGCCGCCATTTCCGGGCCTGAGGACATGATGTGTTCACTGGCACGGATTGACGGCTACAGTTCCGCTCTGAATACGGCCGGCATTCCCATCGACCGGACCCTGATCCGGTACGGCGACTTCCGGGTGGACGGAGGCCGGAGCAATGCGCTTGAGCTGCTGCAGATGGAGCACCCGCCAACCGCCATTTTCGCCGGCAGTGACCTGCAGGCCCTTGGAGTGCTTGACGCCGCGCGCCAACTGGGGATTCCTGTCCCGGCCAGGCTGTCCATTGTGGGATATGACGATCTCCAGGTGGCCCGCTGGTCCAGCCCGGCGCTGACCACCGTCCACCAGCCGCTGATAGAAATGGCTGAGGAAGCCGCGCGGATGGTCCTGCGCCTGCAGGACGGGGAGCGGCCGAACAACCTGCGCCTCGACCTCGCAACGTCGCTTGTGGTCCGCCAAAGCACTGCCATCTGCCCCGACTGA
- a CDS encoding aldose-1-epimerase yields MSSIAGPNGELTVLRAGDYEATVASVGAGLVSLSFRGHDIILPFPADELPPAYAGKVLMPWPNRVASGAYSFNGQRYELPVNEAATGSALHGLALWSGWQVERRGDSEVVLTHLLHGEPGYPFQLALSARYALDADTGLHVELGAMNCGTAEAPYGTGSHPYITVGGEDISTCELSFRAGKVLQTDEKLQPTELLETPDTDFDFSQPRVLAGQSLDHAFTDLPAGRWDVTLRNPALELSAVVESTGTQAPWMQLYSGELRGRRGLAVEPMTCPPDAFNSGQDLVVLKPGGSHSLTYRIHAVQG; encoded by the coding sequence ATGTCATCCATTGCCGGGCCCAACGGAGAGCTGACCGTCCTCCGGGCGGGAGACTACGAGGCAACTGTCGCCAGCGTCGGAGCGGGACTGGTGAGTCTCTCCTTCCGGGGCCATGACATTATCCTGCCCTTCCCGGCGGATGAACTGCCCCCGGCGTATGCAGGGAAGGTGCTTATGCCGTGGCCCAACCGGGTTGCCTCCGGCGCCTACAGCTTTAACGGGCAGCGTTACGAGCTGCCGGTGAACGAGGCAGCCACCGGCAGTGCCCTGCATGGGCTTGCGCTGTGGAGCGGATGGCAGGTGGAGCGGCGCGGGGATTCTGAGGTGGTGCTCACGCATTTGCTGCACGGAGAGCCGGGTTATCCGTTCCAGCTCGCGCTCTCGGCCCGTTACGCACTGGATGCAGACACCGGGTTGCATGTAGAGCTCGGTGCCATGAACTGTGGCACCGCGGAGGCGCCTTACGGCACTGGCTCCCACCCCTACATCACCGTGGGTGGTGAGGACATCTCCACCTGTGAATTGAGTTTCCGGGCCGGCAAGGTTCTCCAGACAGACGAAAAGCTTCAGCCCACTGAGCTCCTGGAAACTCCGGATACGGACTTCGACTTCTCGCAGCCCCGGGTACTGGCGGGGCAGTCGCTCGATCACGCTTTCACGGACTTGCCGGCGGGCAGATGGGACGTCACCCTGCGCAACCCCGCCCTCGAGCTTTCGGCAGTCGTGGAATCCACGGGTACCCAGGCGCCATGGATGCAGCTCTACTCCGGAGAGCTGCGCGGCCGGAGGGGGCTCGCTGTTGAGCCCATGACCTGCCCGCCGGATGCCTTTAATTCAGGCCAGGACCTGGTTGTCCTCAAACCCGGCGGGTCGCACTCCCTCACCTACCGCATCCACGCCGTGCAGGGCTAG
- a CDS encoding endo-1,4-beta-xylanase, with the protein MKVAKLVAATVLASTFVLPTALPAFADANDHSQPPGLAKQDTLRWAAPKDVKIGTAVAGGGHHETMPYPNPFTYDQQYREVLAAEFSSVSPENQAKWEFIHPQRDQYRFAEMDAIVEFAQQHGQVVRGHTLFWHSQNPAWLENGGFNKEELRSILKDHITTVVGRYAGKIQQWDVANEIFNGDGTLRTTDNIWIRELGPEIIADAFRWAHEADPNAKLFFNDYGVESVNAKSNAYLALIPKLQAEGVQVDGFAVQGHLSTRYGFPGDLQANLQRFDDLGLETSITEIDVRMDVPAGTKPTAAQLEKQATYYQRALEACLNVEDCKSFTIWGFNDKYSWVPVFFAQEGEATVMWEDYTRKPSYYALQSTLLKATPGGEQRDVHHPAYQQ; encoded by the coding sequence ATGAAGGTTGCCAAACTTGTCGCCGCCACCGTCCTGGCGTCGACGTTTGTCCTTCCCACGGCACTGCCGGCATTCGCAGACGCGAATGACCACTCGCAGCCACCTGGCCTTGCAAAACAGGACACCCTGCGCTGGGCCGCACCAAAGGACGTCAAGATAGGCACCGCAGTTGCCGGCGGCGGCCACCACGAAACCATGCCCTACCCCAACCCCTTCACCTATGACCAGCAGTACCGGGAGGTCCTGGCCGCGGAGTTCAGTTCCGTCTCACCGGAAAACCAGGCGAAGTGGGAATTCATCCACCCCCAGCGGGACCAGTACCGGTTCGCCGAGATGGATGCCATCGTTGAGTTCGCACAGCAGCACGGCCAGGTGGTTCGCGGCCACACCCTGTTCTGGCACAGCCAGAACCCGGCCTGGTTGGAGAACGGGGGCTTCAACAAGGAAGAACTCCGGTCCATCCTGAAGGACCACATCACCACCGTTGTTGGCCGTTACGCGGGCAAGATCCAGCAGTGGGACGTCGCCAACGAAATCTTCAACGGCGACGGCACCCTCAGGACCACAGACAACATCTGGATCCGCGAACTCGGGCCGGAGATCATCGCTGATGCCTTCCGCTGGGCCCACGAAGCAGACCCGAACGCCAAGCTCTTCTTCAACGACTACGGAGTGGAAAGCGTCAACGCGAAAAGCAACGCGTACCTGGCGCTCATTCCGAAGCTCCAGGCCGAGGGCGTCCAGGTGGACGGCTTCGCAGTGCAGGGACACCTCAGCACACGGTACGGCTTCCCCGGAGACCTGCAGGCCAACCTCCAGCGTTTCGACGATCTGGGACTGGAAACGTCCATCACCGAGATCGACGTACGGATGGACGTCCCGGCAGGAACCAAGCCCACCGCGGCACAACTGGAGAAACAGGCCACCTACTACCAGCGGGCCCTCGAAGCTTGCCTGAATGTGGAGGACTGCAAGTCCTTCACTATCTGGGGCTTCAACGACAAGTACTCCTGGGTTCCCGTCTTCTTCGCCCAGGAGGGCGAGGCAACCGTGATGTGGGAGGACTACACCCGCAAGCCGTCGTACTACGCGCTGCAGTCCACCCTCCTCAAGGCAACCCCGGGTGGAGAGCAGCGCGACGTCCACCACCCCGCCTACCAGCAGTAA
- a CDS encoding LacI family DNA-binding transcriptional regulator, whose protein sequence is MQRNQEECVHEAQRPAITISAIAAEAGVSVPTVSRVLNGRGDVSPRTRERVETLLRDHGYQRRGARPSVRSGLIDLVFNDLDSPWAVEIIRGVEEAANEAGASTVVSAIHRSANPTSTRQWLDNVSARASDGAILVTTDLDSFLRAELQRLDVPAVVIDPAGVPELDVPTIGATNWTGAVGATEHLTGLGHRRIGFVAGVPGLWCSRARLDGYRAGLDAAGIPFDPELVVEGDFDYESGFRAGSALLELPAPVTAVFAASDQMALGVYEAVRKKGLRVPEDISVLGFDDLPEARWASPPLTTVRQPLAEMGKLAARTVLRMLQGEGVASPRVELATRLVVRESTAAPRQA, encoded by the coding sequence TTGCAGCGAAACCAGGAGGAATGCGTGCACGAGGCCCAGCGTCCGGCAATCACAATTTCGGCAATTGCCGCCGAAGCGGGTGTGTCGGTGCCCACCGTGTCACGCGTGCTTAACGGCCGCGGTGACGTTTCCCCCCGGACCCGGGAGCGGGTGGAAACCCTGCTACGGGACCATGGCTACCAGCGGCGCGGCGCCCGTCCCTCTGTAAGGTCGGGGCTCATCGACCTCGTTTTCAATGACCTGGACAGCCCCTGGGCTGTGGAAATCATCCGCGGCGTGGAGGAAGCTGCCAATGAAGCCGGCGCTTCCACTGTGGTCTCGGCTATCCACCGGAGCGCAAATCCAACGTCCACCCGGCAGTGGCTTGACAATGTCAGCGCCAGGGCCAGTGATGGCGCCATCCTCGTCACCACGGACCTGGATTCCTTCCTGCGGGCCGAACTGCAGCGGCTGGACGTGCCCGCCGTCGTAATCGACCCCGCAGGCGTGCCGGAGCTGGACGTTCCCACCATTGGCGCCACCAACTGGACCGGTGCCGTGGGGGCGACGGAGCATCTCACCGGCCTCGGCCACCGGCGGATCGGTTTCGTTGCCGGGGTGCCCGGCCTGTGGTGCAGCAGGGCACGTTTGGACGGCTATCGCGCAGGCCTTGATGCGGCCGGCATTCCTTTCGATCCAGAGCTGGTGGTTGAGGGCGACTTCGACTACGAGTCGGGGTTCCGCGCCGGTTCCGCCCTGCTGGAGCTGCCCGCGCCGGTCACTGCTGTCTTCGCCGCCAGTGACCAGATGGCCCTGGGAGTGTATGAAGCTGTGCGCAAGAAAGGCCTGCGCGTGCCCGAGGACATCAGCGTTCTGGGTTTTGACGACCTTCCGGAGGCCCGCTGGGCATCTCCTCCGCTGACCACCGTCCGGCAGCCGCTCGCCGAGATGGGCAAGCTCGCCGCGCGCACTGTGCTTCGGATGCTGCAGGGCGAGGGCGTCGCAAGCCCCCGCGTGGAACTGGCCACCAGGCTCGTCGTCAGGGAGAGCACGGCAGCCCCCCGTCAGGCCTGA
- a CDS encoding polysaccharide deacetylase family protein → MAALPVSATVLALGAVIPAVLAGAAPALADQTTTAIVDSTRHEGKYVSLTFDDGPDPVNTPKLLAVLEKHHVKATFCLWGDHVKQYPEIVRQIADAGHMLCNHTMHHDDMGAWSAEAIRADLEETSGAIRQAVPEAEINYFRAPYGSWGQTPQVAADMGMQPLGWATAIGDWEPPGTAELVRRLKEGITPGGVVLMHDGGGDRTQTVEAVDQIIPELRSDGWRFDKPARRG, encoded by the coding sequence ATGGCGGCATTGCCGGTCTCTGCCACCGTGCTGGCATTGGGCGCGGTCATCCCGGCTGTCCTTGCCGGCGCTGCACCCGCCTTGGCGGACCAGACAACCACCGCCATTGTGGATTCCACCCGGCACGAGGGCAAATACGTGAGCCTGACGTTTGACGACGGCCCTGACCCCGTCAACACGCCCAAATTGCTGGCCGTTCTTGAGAAGCACCACGTTAAGGCAACCTTCTGCCTCTGGGGGGACCACGTAAAGCAGTATCCGGAGATCGTTCGGCAAATCGCGGACGCGGGACACATGTTGTGCAACCACACCATGCACCACGATGACATGGGAGCCTGGAGCGCCGAGGCCATCAGGGCTGATCTTGAAGAGACCAGTGGCGCTATCCGCCAAGCGGTTCCGGAGGCCGAGATCAACTACTTCCGGGCGCCTTACGGAAGCTGGGGCCAGACTCCGCAGGTGGCTGCAGACATGGGGATGCAGCCTCTGGGGTGGGCCACGGCCATCGGAGACTGGGAACCGCCGGGAACGGCCGAGCTGGTCCGGCGGCTGAAAGAAGGCATTACGCCCGGAGGTGTTGTGTTGATGCACGACGGCGGCGGGGACAGGACCCAGACCGTTGAGGCAGTGGACCAGATCATTCCCGAACTGCGGTCCGACGGGTGGCGCTTCGACAAGCCCGCCCGACGGGGCTGA